The following DNA comes from Mucilaginibacter jinjuensis.
TTATTATTTATCGGCAGCCGGGTAAAAGTGCGCCATGCCTACCAGATCACTGCGGGCAAAAACCTGATACTGGAAGATAATGTAAGCGTAAATGCCCTGTCATTCGATGGCATTCAATTTGGCGATCATGTTTCTATCGGTCGTAATTCCACTTTATTCGGTACCGGCATTATCTCTAACAAAGGTAAAGGGATTAAAATAGGCAACCGTACCGGCATTAACACAGGCGCTTACCTTGCCGGACAAGGCGGCATAACCATTGGCGACGATGTAATTACAGGGCCTAACCTGCAAATTTTTTCAGAGAACCATGTGTTTGCCGATCTTAATCAAATTATTAAAGAACAACCGTTAACCCGCATTGGCGTAACCGTTGGCAACAACTGCTGGATTGGCGGCGGGGTAACCATACTGGATGGTGTAACCATTGGCGATGGCTGTGTAATAGCTGCAAGCAGCGTGGTAACTAAATCTGTACCTGCTAACTCTATAGTGGCGGGCGTGCCGGCCAAAGTAATACGT
Coding sequences within:
- a CDS encoding acyltransferase, coding for MIIENIIRKLKGNPDYKWDSTYSVRDLAVVSTIRAVQVIRGLWLRIFFKKASGLLFIGSRVKVRHAYQITAGKNLILEDNVSVNALSFDGIQFGDHVSIGRNSTLFGTGIISNKGKGIKIGNRTGINTGAYLAGQGGITIGDDVITGPNLQIFSENHVFADLNQIIKEQPLTRIGVTVGNNCWIGGGVTILDGVTIGDGCVIAASSVVTKSVPANSIVAGVPAKVIRNRADG